Proteins encoded within one genomic window of Xylophilus sp. GOD-11R:
- the glgB gene encoding 1,4-alpha-glucan branching protein GlgB, producing the protein MTLRAAADTVPQHPGPLAQTPERPLQAAPHHRIFEALGAHLTERDGQSGTAFCVWAPNAREVSVIGDFNGWKSQPLHSHHDGSGRWSGFVPGAAEGDCYKYRILPQQGPEFEKADPVAFAAEAPPRTASRIASLQYQWHDSDWMAARARRQAMDQPMSVYEVHLGSWQRAEDGTFLNYREIGNRLAAHCEAMGFTHVELMPVAEHPFYGSWGYQITSYYAPSSRYGTPQDLMALVDTLHQRGFGVLLDWVPSHFPSDAHSLGAFDGTHLYEHQDPRLGFHPQWNSLIFNYGRYEVRDFLIANALFWLQYYHFDGLRVDAVASMLYLDFARENGQWLPNENGGNENLPAVKFMRELNTVVYRAFPDIHMVAEESSSWPGVSRPVEMGGLGFGMKWNMGWMNDSLRYFERPHFYREYHQDELRFSFWYAFNENFMLPLSHDEVVYGKGSLYEKQPGDDWQRAAGLRSLFGFMWGHPGKKMLFMGGEFGQVREWHHERTLDWDLWAQPRHAGIGRWVADINRAYKQLPALHRYDFEKRGFSWASLENDSRTVLAFWRHAGDGDGHVLVLCNLTAAPMHGVHVGTQHEGYWHEVLNSDAAVYGGSGIGNLGGVFAEPQGCAGCSHRLTVTLPPLSVVFLSDRPLASFS; encoded by the coding sequence ATGACATTGCGCGCCGCTGCCGATACCGTTCCGCAGCACCCAGGACCGCTGGCTCAGACGCCCGAAAGGCCTCTGCAAGCCGCTCCCCACCACCGAATTTTCGAGGCGCTGGGCGCCCACCTGACAGAACGCGATGGCCAGAGCGGCACGGCCTTTTGCGTATGGGCGCCCAACGCGCGCGAGGTCTCGGTCATCGGTGACTTCAATGGCTGGAAGAGCCAGCCGCTTCACTCCCATCACGACGGCAGCGGCCGCTGGAGCGGCTTCGTGCCCGGCGCTGCCGAAGGCGACTGCTACAAGTACCGCATCCTGCCGCAGCAAGGTCCCGAATTCGAAAAGGCCGATCCGGTCGCCTTTGCCGCCGAAGCCCCACCCCGCACCGCCTCGCGCATCGCCTCGCTGCAATACCAGTGGCATGACAGCGACTGGATGGCCGCGCGTGCGCGCCGCCAGGCCATGGACCAGCCGATGTCGGTCTATGAAGTGCACCTGGGTTCGTGGCAGCGCGCCGAGGACGGGACCTTCCTCAACTATCGCGAGATCGGCAATCGCCTGGCCGCCCATTGCGAAGCGATGGGTTTCACGCACGTCGAGCTGATGCCGGTGGCCGAGCACCCGTTCTACGGATCTTGGGGCTATCAAATCACGTCGTATTACGCGCCATCGTCGCGCTACGGTACGCCGCAGGACCTGATGGCGCTGGTCGACACGCTGCACCAGCGCGGCTTCGGTGTACTGCTCGACTGGGTGCCTTCGCACTTTCCCTCGGACGCGCACAGTCTTGGCGCATTCGACGGCACGCACCTCTACGAGCACCAGGATCCGCGACTGGGTTTCCATCCGCAGTGGAACAGCCTGATCTTCAACTACGGCCGCTACGAGGTCCGCGACTTCCTCATCGCCAACGCCCTGTTCTGGCTGCAGTACTACCACTTCGACGGTCTGCGGGTGGACGCGGTCGCGTCGATGCTCTACCTCGACTTCGCGCGCGAGAACGGTCAGTGGTTGCCCAACGAGAACGGCGGCAATGAAAACCTGCCGGCGGTGAAGTTCATGCGCGAGCTCAACACCGTGGTGTACCGGGCCTTCCCGGACATCCACATGGTGGCCGAGGAGTCGTCGAGCTGGCCCGGCGTGTCGCGCCCTGTCGAAATGGGCGGGCTGGGTTTCGGCATGAAGTGGAACATGGGCTGGATGAACGACTCGCTGCGGTATTTCGAGCGACCGCACTTCTACCGCGAGTACCACCAGGACGAACTGCGCTTCTCGTTCTGGTATGCCTTCAACGAGAACTTCATGCTGCCGCTCTCGCACGACGAAGTGGTCTACGGCAAGGGAAGCCTGTACGAAAAACAACCCGGCGACGATTGGCAGCGCGCTGCGGGCCTGCGCAGCCTGTTCGGATTCATGTGGGGCCATCCGGGTAAGAAGATGCTCTTCATGGGCGGCGAGTTCGGTCAGGTGCGCGAGTGGCACCACGAACGCACGCTCGATTGGGACCTGTGGGCGCAGCCGCGTCATGCGGGCATCGGCCGCTGGGTCGCCGACATCAATCGCGCCTACAAACAGCTGCCTGCACTGCACCGCTACGACTTCGAAAAACGCGGCTTTTCCTGGGCCTCGCTGGAAAACGATAGCCGCACCGTGCTGGCCTTCTGGCGCCATGCGGGCGATGGCGATGGCCATGTGCTGGTGCTTTGCAACCTGACTGCCGCGCCGATGCACGGCGTGCATGTCGGCACCCAGCACGAAGGCTACTGGCACGAGGTGCTCAACAGCGACGCCGCCGTGTATGGCGGCAGCGGCATCGGCAACCTGGGTGGCGTCTTTGCCGAGCCGCAGGGCTGTGCAGGCTGCAGCCACCGGCTCACCGTGACTTTGCCGCCTCTCTCGGTGGTCTTCCTGTCAGACCGCCCGCTTGCTTCTTTTTCCTGA
- the folK gene encoding 2-amino-4-hydroxy-6-hydroxymethyldihydropteridine diphosphokinase: MLAYVGIGANLGDAQAALAGAFEALAALPASRLVRRSSIYRSAPVGTDGPDYFNAVAAIETRLAPLELLAHLQAIENAAGRTRPWRWAPRTLDLDLLRHGDATIDSPTLTVPHPRMHERAFVLRPLAEIAPALVTETALAAVAQQSIERL; the protein is encoded by the coding sequence GTGCTGGCCTATGTCGGCATCGGCGCCAACCTGGGCGATGCGCAGGCCGCGCTGGCTGGCGCTTTCGAGGCCCTGGCCGCGCTGCCGGCCAGCCGCCTGGTGCGGCGGTCTTCCATCTACCGCAGCGCACCCGTCGGCACCGACGGCCCGGATTATTTCAACGCTGTGGCGGCCATCGAAACCCGCCTCGCACCCCTCGAACTCCTGGCGCATCTGCAGGCCATCGAGAACGCCGCCGGCCGCACGCGGCCCTGGCGCTGGGCGCCGCGCACCCTCGACCTCGACCTGCTGCGCCACGGCGACGCGACCATCGATTCGCCGACGCTGACCGTGCCCCATCCGCGGATGCACGAGCGGGCGTTCGTGCTGCGGCCGCTGGCCGAAATCGCACCGGCGCTGGTGACCGAAACCGCCCTGGCCGCAGTGGCGCAACAGTCCATCGAGCGACTCTGA
- the pcnB gene encoding polynucleotide adenylyltransferase PcnB — protein MIKKFIDKLLGKPAAGAAPKKPNFGKRTEVPPSIHKIDPTLVDRRAVDVVRTLQEAGFEAYVVGGAVRDLLLGLRPKDFDVATTATPEQVKSLFRRAFIIGRRFRIVHVVYGRGREHEVIEVSTFRAYMDNTAAEQVAGNERTSKSELAGMTHAVDSSGRVLRDNVWGPQDEDATRRDFTVNAMYYDPQTQVVVDYHGGIKDAQKRTLRMIGDPATRYREDPVRIVRAVRFAAKLSALGFSLDPKTASPLVASQALLADVPQSRMFDEMLKLLQTGHSIASIEQLRKLGLAKGIYPLLDIVVQHADEPFIKAALLDTDRRVGEGKPVAPSFLLAAVLWEDVRSAWQRRVDKDRAHPVPALHEAIDEVFDKRIGDVSGRGKLAADMREIWVMQPRFEKRTGSAPFGLVEQPRFRAGFDFMRLRSDIGEIDEVLADWWQEFSTADDIRRQDLVDQVRDEQKARPRAAPRAAASGEPAPARKPRAPRAPRVEGDDAVKAEAGEGADTAGTPPADGEAAPRKRRRRRKPSGERGGGGGERGGQDGAAAD, from the coding sequence ATGATCAAGAAATTCATCGACAAGCTGCTCGGAAAGCCCGCCGCAGGCGCCGCCCCGAAAAAGCCGAACTTCGGCAAGCGCACGGAAGTGCCGCCGTCCATCCACAAGATCGATCCCACCCTGGTCGACCGGCGTGCGGTGGACGTGGTGCGCACCCTGCAGGAGGCCGGTTTCGAGGCCTACGTGGTGGGCGGTGCGGTGCGCGATCTGTTGCTGGGCCTGCGCCCCAAGGATTTCGACGTGGCCACCACCGCCACGCCGGAGCAGGTCAAGTCGCTGTTCCGGCGGGCCTTCATCATCGGCCGGCGCTTTCGCATCGTGCACGTGGTGTACGGGCGCGGCCGCGAGCACGAGGTGATCGAGGTCTCCACTTTCCGCGCCTACATGGACAACACGGCGGCCGAGCAGGTGGCCGGCAACGAGCGCACCAGCAAGAGCGAGCTGGCCGGCATGACGCATGCGGTCGACTCGTCCGGCCGGGTGCTGCGCGACAACGTCTGGGGTCCGCAGGACGAGGACGCCACCCGCCGCGACTTCACCGTCAACGCCATGTACTACGACCCGCAGACGCAGGTCGTGGTCGACTACCACGGCGGCATCAAGGACGCCCAGAAGCGCACCCTGCGCATGATCGGCGACCCGGCCACCCGCTACCGCGAAGACCCGGTGCGCATCGTGCGCGCGGTGCGTTTCGCCGCCAAGCTGAGCGCGCTCGGCTTCTCGCTCGACCCCAAGACCGCCTCGCCGCTGGTGGCCTCCCAGGCCTTGCTGGCCGATGTGCCGCAAAGCCGCATGTTCGACGAGATGCTCAAGCTGCTGCAGACCGGGCATTCCATCGCCAGCATCGAGCAGCTGCGCAAACTCGGTCTGGCCAAGGGCATCTATCCGCTGCTCGACATCGTGGTGCAGCATGCCGACGAGCCTTTCATCAAGGCCGCGCTGCTCGACACCGATCGCCGCGTCGGCGAGGGCAAGCCGGTGGCGCCTTCGTTCCTGCTGGCAGCCGTGCTGTGGGAAGACGTGCGTTCGGCCTGGCAGCGAAGGGTCGACAAGGACCGCGCCCATCCGGTGCCGGCGCTGCACGAGGCGATCGATGAAGTCTTCGACAAGCGCATCGGCGACGTGTCCGGCCGTGGCAAGCTGGCCGCCGACATGCGCGAGATCTGGGTGATGCAGCCGCGCTTCGAGAAGCGCACCGGCAGCGCGCCCTTCGGTCTGGTGGAACAGCCGCGCTTTCGGGCTGGTTTCGACTTCATGCGCTTGCGCTCGGACATCGGCGAGATCGACGAAGTGCTGGCCGACTGGTGGCAGGAGTTCAGCACCGCCGACGACATCCGCCGGCAGGACCTGGTCGACCAGGTGCGCGACGAGCAGAAGGCGCGCCCACGTGCCGCGCCCCGCGCCGCTGCTTCCGGCGAACCGGCGCCGGCCCGCAAGCCGCGTGCGCCGCGCGCGCCCCGTGTGGAGGGCGATGACGCAGTGAAGGCCGAAGCAGGCGAGGGCGCCGACACCGCCGGCACGCCGCCGGCCGACGGCGAAGCGGCGCCGCGCAAGCGTCGTCGTCGCCGCAAGCCTTCGGGTGAACGTGGCGGTGGCGGTGGTGAGCGTGGCGGGCAGGACGGTGCTGCCGCCGACTGA
- a CDS encoding HAD-IB family hydrolase: MTADIQEEKRSPRERPRLALFDLDHTLLPLDSDHSWGVFTATLGWTDPVEFNRRNDEFFAHYRAGTLDIHDYVRFATDAVRLRGAEAAAAAHERFMAEVITPAILPAARALVERHRAAGDELVIVTATNAFVTRPIADALGIAELIAVDLVRDESGWITGAIDGIPSAREGKVARMQAWLAARGWDWGDVEATFYSDSLNDLALLERVDHPVATNPDPRLRALATERGWPILDLFSQADA; this comes from the coding sequence ATGACCGCCGATATCCAAGAAGAAAAACGAAGTCCGCGCGAGCGGCCCCGCCTCGCCCTGTTCGACCTGGACCACACGCTGCTGCCGCTCGATTCCGACCATTCCTGGGGCGTGTTCACCGCCACCCTCGGCTGGACCGACCCGGTCGAGTTCAACCGCCGCAACGACGAGTTCTTCGCGCACTACCGCGCGGGCACCCTCGACATCCACGACTATGTGCGCTTCGCCACCGACGCGGTGCGCCTGCGTGGCGCCGAGGCCGCCGCGGCGGCCCACGAGCGGTTCATGGCCGAGGTCATCACGCCGGCCATCCTGCCGGCCGCGCGCGCGCTGGTGGAGCGCCACCGCGCCGCCGGCGACGAGCTGGTCATCGTCACCGCCACCAACGCCTTCGTCACCCGCCCGATCGCCGACGCCCTGGGCATTGCCGAACTGATCGCCGTCGACCTTGTGCGCGACGAAAGCGGCTGGATCACCGGCGCGATCGACGGCATCCCGTCGGCGCGCGAAGGCAAGGTCGCCCGCATGCAGGCCTGGCTCGCCGCGCGCGGCTGGGACTGGGGCGATGTCGAAGCCACTTTCTACAGCGATTCGCTCAACGACCTGGCCCTGCTGGAGCGGGTCGACCATCCGGTCGCGACCAATCCCGACCCGCGCCTGCGCGCGCTGGCCACCGAACGCGGCTGGCCCATCCTCGACCTCTTTTCGCAAGCCGACGCCTGA
- the hda gene encoding DnaA regulatory inactivator Hda gives MQQIALDIGLPTVPTLAGFWPGSNADALSHLRLWAESAGIATRAPVPTYLWGDSGSGKTHLLKAVQEALHAQRSLCGFLDACDRNPPAFDERWDCVLMDNVQLYDAGQQHTAFNWFVNALTPSDARPRWVVAAGSLPPADLNLREDLRTRLGWGHIFHLQVPNEAERRAVLRQAADARGLFLGDEVMDFMLNRFSRDLGSLMELLEKLDQYALRTQRALTIPLVRAMLESE, from the coding sequence ATGCAGCAGATCGCGCTAGACATCGGCTTGCCGACGGTCCCTACGCTTGCCGGATTCTGGCCTGGCAGCAATGCCGACGCCTTGTCCCATCTCCGGCTGTGGGCCGAATCCGCCGGCATCGCCACCCGTGCACCGGTGCCCACCTATCTCTGGGGTGACTCCGGCAGCGGCAAGACGCACCTGCTCAAAGCGGTGCAGGAAGCCCTGCACGCCCAGCGTTCGCTGTGCGGCTTTCTCGACGCCTGCGACCGCAACCCGCCCGCCTTCGACGAGCGCTGGGACTGCGTGCTGATGGACAACGTGCAGCTCTACGACGCCGGCCAGCAGCACACCGCCTTCAACTGGTTCGTCAATGCGCTCACGCCGTCGGACGCGCGTCCGCGCTGGGTGGTCGCCGCCGGCAGCCTGCCGCCAGCCGACCTGAATCTGCGTGAAGACCTGCGCACTCGGCTAGGGTGGGGCCACATCTTCCACCTGCAGGTGCCCAACGAGGCCGAGCGCCGCGCCGTGCTGCGCCAGGCTGCCGATGCGCGCGGGCTGTTTCTGGGCGACGAGGTCATGGACTTCATGCTCAACCGTTTCAGCCGCGACCTCGGCAGCCTGATGGAGCTGCTCGAAAAGCTCGACCAATACGCCTTGCGCACCCAGCGCGCGCTCACCATTCCCCTGGTGCGCGCCATGCTCGAATCCGAATGA
- a CDS encoding SirB1 family protein, whose translation MEMQFSAPTPLQYFAALVGDDEDIPLFEAAVSLAQDEYPELDVQQVLGDVDQLLARVKRRLPADAPALQRLRVLNQFFFNELGFGGNVNNYYDPDNSYLNAVLRTRRGIPISLAVLWMELAHGLSLHVRGVAFPGHFMVKINLPKGQVVIDPFNGHSLSREELTERLEPFKRRSGMVDEFDVPLGLYLQAATPREILMRMLRNLKEIHQSQHDWLRLSTVLDRLLVLAPESWAEYRDRGLALAEQGRTAEAVTDLEAYLANATDALDLDTVAERVAELRKVS comes from the coding sequence ATGGAAATGCAGTTTTCCGCTCCCACCCCCTTGCAGTATTTCGCGGCCCTGGTCGGTGACGACGAGGACATTCCTCTCTTTGAAGCGGCCGTCAGCCTGGCCCAGGACGAATACCCCGAGCTCGATGTGCAGCAGGTGCTCGGCGACGTCGACCAGCTCCTGGCCCGCGTCAAGCGCCGCCTGCCGGCCGACGCGCCCGCGCTGCAGCGGCTGCGGGTGCTCAACCAGTTCTTCTTCAACGAACTCGGTTTCGGCGGCAACGTCAACAACTACTACGACCCCGACAACAGCTACCTGAACGCGGTGCTGCGCACCCGGCGCGGCATCCCGATATCGCTGGCGGTGCTGTGGATGGAGCTGGCGCATGGCCTGTCGCTGCATGTGCGCGGCGTGGCGTTTCCGGGGCACTTCATGGTGAAGATCAACCTGCCCAAGGGCCAGGTGGTGATCGACCCGTTCAACGGCCATTCGCTCTCGCGTGAAGAGCTCACCGAGCGGCTCGAACCCTTCAAGCGGCGCAGCGGCATGGTCGACGAATTCGACGTGCCGCTCGGCCTCTACCTGCAGGCGGCAACGCCGCGCGAGATCCTGATGCGCATGCTGCGCAACCTCAAGGAAATCCACCAGTCGCAGCACGACTGGCTGCGGCTGTCGACCGTGCTCGACCGGCTGCTGGTGCTGGCGCCCGAGTCGTGGGCCGAGTACCGGGACCGGGGCCTGGCGCTGGCCGAACAGGGCCGCACGGCAGAGGCGGTGACCGACCTCGAAGCCTATCTGGCCAACGCCACCGACGCGCTCGATCTGGACACGGTGGCCGAGCGTGTGGCCGAGCTTCGCAAGGTGAGCTGA
- the murJ gene encoding murein biosynthesis integral membrane protein MurJ, whose translation MSLFKSASIVSLLTLASRITGLARELLMASVFGVSAITDAFNVAFRIPNLFRRVFGEGAFSQAFVPVLAATRVERGEEGARALIDHVATILAWTLLLLCLAGVIGAPLMVWAIASGLQQTPEGYDAAVNMTRWMFPYIGFMSMVALAGGILNTWKRFAVPAASPVLLNVCLILSITWGAPWFRQHGIEPIYAQCVGVMVGGLLQLVWQVPALLRLGLLPRIGLTLSAVRRSWADPTTRGVARLMLPALLGVSVAQISLLINTQIASHLAPGSVSWIVYADRLMEFPTALLGVALGVVLMPQLAAARAAKDETRYSDMLDWGLRVVVVLSVPCVVGLLVFARPLVAVLYHYGLFSERDVQQTTVALMGYGCGLLGIVAVKVLAPGFYARHDMRTPMRIAVGVLMLTQLLNWLLVPYLQHAALTLSIGIGALVNALWLLTGLIRRGTYRPLPGWGLYLLQVLAASALLAIFLVWMADRFDWTGLRAEPAHRVLLVAGVLVASAAIYFSAAWLAGLKLMRLLRR comes from the coding sequence GTGTCGCTATTCAAATCCGCCTCCATCGTCTCCCTGCTGACCCTGGCATCGCGCATCACCGGGCTGGCCCGCGAGCTGCTGATGGCTTCGGTGTTCGGGGTTTCCGCGATCACCGACGCGTTCAACGTCGCGTTTCGCATTCCCAATCTGTTCCGCCGCGTGTTCGGCGAAGGCGCTTTCAGCCAAGCCTTCGTGCCCGTGCTCGCCGCCACGCGTGTGGAGCGGGGCGAGGAGGGGGCTCGGGCGCTCATCGACCATGTGGCGACGATCCTCGCCTGGACCCTGCTGCTGCTGTGCCTGGCCGGCGTGATCGGCGCGCCGCTCATGGTGTGGGCCATCGCCAGCGGGCTGCAGCAGACGCCGGAAGGCTACGACGCGGCCGTCAACATGACCCGCTGGATGTTTCCCTACATCGGCTTCATGTCGATGGTGGCGCTGGCCGGCGGCATCCTCAATACCTGGAAGCGCTTCGCGGTGCCGGCGGCCTCGCCGGTGCTGCTCAACGTGTGCCTGATCCTGTCGATCACCTGGGGTGCGCCGTGGTTCCGTCAACACGGCATCGAACCCATCTACGCCCAGTGCGTGGGCGTGATGGTCGGCGGGCTGCTGCAACTGGTCTGGCAGGTGCCGGCGCTGCTGCGGCTCGGACTGCTGCCGCGCATCGGCCTCACGCTGTCGGCCGTGCGCCGCTCGTGGGCCGATCCCACCACGCGGGGCGTGGCCCGGCTGATGCTGCCGGCGCTGCTCGGGGTGAGCGTGGCGCAGATCTCGCTGCTGATCAACACGCAGATCGCCTCGCACCTGGCGCCCGGCAGCGTCAGCTGGATCGTGTATGCCGACCGGCTGATGGAGTTCCCGACGGCGCTGCTCGGCGTGGCGCTGGGCGTGGTGCTGATGCCGCAGCTCGCGGCGGCCCGGGCGGCGAAGGACGAGACGCGTTACTCCGACATGCTCGACTGGGGCCTGCGGGTGGTGGTGGTGCTGTCGGTGCCCTGCGTGGTGGGGCTGCTGGTGTTCGCGCGTCCCCTGGTGGCGGTGCTGTACCACTACGGCCTGTTCAGCGAGCGCGACGTGCAGCAGACGACGGTGGCGCTGATGGGCTACGGCTGCGGCCTGCTCGGCATCGTGGCGGTGAAGGTGCTGGCGCCGGGCTTCTATGCGCGGCACGACATGCGCACGCCGATGCGCATCGCCGTGGGGGTGCTCATGCTCACCCAATTGCTCAACTGGCTGCTGGTGCCCTATCTGCAGCACGCGGCCCTGACGCTGTCGATAGGCATCGGCGCGCTGGTCAATGCACTGTGGTTGCTCACCGGCCTGATCCGGCGCGGCACCTATCGCCCGCTGCCGGGGTGGGGTCTGTACCTGCTGCAGGTGCTGGCAGCCAGCGCGCTGCTGGCGATCTTTCTGGTGTGGATGGCCGATCGTTTCGACTGGACCGGGCTGCGGGCCGAGCCGGCGCACCGCGTGCTGCTGGTGGCGGGCGTGCTGGTGGCGTCGGCGGCGATCTATTTTTCTGCCGCGTGGCTGGCCGGACTGAAGCTGATGCGCCTGTTGCGACGCTGA
- the rpsT gene encoding 30S ribosomal protein S20, which produces MATKPKKKNPRLASGRKRVRQDIKLNAANTSLRSKYRTAVKNVEKAVAAGDKTKAAEAFARAQSVVDTVADKGIFHKNKASRDKSRLAAKVKALATTQAAA; this is translated from the coding sequence ATGGCAACCAAGCCCAAGAAAAAGAACCCGCGCCTCGCGTCGGGCCGTAAACGCGTCCGCCAGGACATCAAGCTGAACGCCGCGAACACCTCGCTGCGTTCCAAGTACCGTACCGCCGTCAAGAACGTCGAGAAGGCCGTCGCTGCCGGTGACAAGACCAAGGCTGCCGAAGCCTTCGCCCGCGCCCAGAGCGTGGTCGACACCGTGGCCGACAAGGGCATCTTCCACAAGAACAAGGCCTCCCGCGACAAGAGCCGCCTGGCCGCCAAGGTCAAGGCACTCGCCACCACCCAAGCCGCCGCCTGA
- a CDS encoding 3'-5' exonuclease, with the protein MTAADRGPRYVPSPDLLQPTDEQRAIQTSTAPTLLIEARAGAAKTTTLALRLAEAWSRGTAPADCLVLTYTDVACDAFRRALAGIGVPDDAIQRFRIASFEAFAASILLPLEGGVAVPRRLRAEELRETVWEAVQRVDSQADERWPDALEYPSQGDAGFVAEFLDDMLRIKGTLRLEREAPDGPLSPDDAAEMGMRYMTLRCFHAYERLRAGGHPDRPLFRGPADATYDLARILARGREDGVTTASSAWPQRLRVLLVDEMHDMNEAMYSILLHLLGGRGCFFTGVGDADQVIHAAAGADAVFMKGRIDADTARRAQFLPLAASFRFGEALAGPAGRFIRKPLESGGAAKTTITVATYADEDDGAAQVLAAVRGGRKSVRDAAGLAVLLRHEHQSIAIENALIHADIPYRSIGFESYLLRSEVLLVRGLLAIATRDFASLEGRDTLLRMVQAFVLFCGTTFDEDPDQPDVTQAALMAEALRDFAGNAENLPLFLQNHVLRKAEPAAARRLRAALAVAADEAHEDRFGRFLDALDMPWFVAQALVRPERRAGALRNLAGLRALAAHYPDTRTFFKHLNDTAQRQAGMRRSAAITLASAAAVKGLEFREVLLPWMEQGEFPDAQGRPADEANLFYVAITRARQVLRLFVHARRPSEFVVRAGFGQTG; encoded by the coding sequence TTGACTGCGGCGGACCGCGGTCCGCGCTACGTTCCGTCGCCCGATCTGCTGCAGCCGACGGACGAGCAGCGCGCCATCCAGACATCGACTGCCCCGACGCTGCTGATCGAAGCCCGCGCCGGCGCCGCCAAGACCACCACCCTGGCGCTGCGCCTTGCCGAAGCCTGGTCGCGCGGCACGGCGCCAGCCGACTGCCTGGTGCTCACCTATACCGATGTTGCCTGCGATGCCTTTCGTCGGGCACTCGCGGGCATCGGCGTGCCGGACGATGCGATCCAGCGCTTTCGCATCGCCAGCTTCGAAGCCTTCGCCGCGTCCATATTGCTGCCCCTCGAAGGTGGCGTGGCGGTGCCGCGCCGGCTGCGCGCCGAGGAGTTGCGCGAGACCGTCTGGGAGGCCGTGCAGCGGGTGGACTCGCAGGCCGACGAGCGCTGGCCGGACGCGCTGGAATATCCCTCGCAGGGCGACGCCGGCTTCGTGGCGGAGTTTCTCGACGACATGCTGCGGATCAAGGGCACGCTCCGGCTGGAGCGCGAGGCCCCCGACGGCCCGCTCTCCCCGGACGACGCGGCCGAGATGGGCATGCGCTACATGACGCTGCGCTGCTTCCATGCCTATGAGCGCTTGCGGGCGGGCGGGCATCCGGATCGGCCGCTGTTTCGGGGGCCTGCCGACGCCACTTATGACCTGGCCCGCATCCTGGCCCGCGGTCGCGAGGACGGCGTCACCACCGCGTCGTCCGCGTGGCCGCAGCGACTGCGGGTGCTGCTGGTCGACGAGATGCACGACATGAACGAAGCGATGTATTCGATCCTGCTGCATCTGCTGGGCGGGCGCGGTTGCTTCTTCACCGGCGTGGGCGATGCCGACCAGGTGATCCACGCGGCGGCTGGCGCCGATGCGGTGTTCATGAAAGGGCGGATCGACGCCGACACCGCGCGCCGCGCGCAGTTCCTGCCGTTGGCGGCGAGCTTTCGCTTCGGTGAGGCGCTCGCCGGTCCGGCCGGGCGTTTCATCCGCAAGCCGCTCGAGTCGGGCGGCGCTGCCAAGACGACGATCACCGTTGCCACCTATGCCGACGAGGACGATGGCGCCGCGCAGGTGCTGGCCGCCGTTCGCGGCGGCCGAAAGAGCGTGCGCGATGCGGCCGGACTCGCCGTGCTACTACGGCACGAGCACCAGTCGATCGCGATCGAGAACGCGCTGATCCATGCCGATATTCCCTATCGCAGCATCGGGTTCGAAAGTTACCTGCTGCGCTCGGAAGTGCTGCTGGTGCGCGGACTGCTCGCCATCGCCACCCGCGATTTCGCCAGTCTGGAAGGGCGCGACACGCTCTTGCGCATGGTGCAGGCCTTCGTGCTGTTCTGTGGCACCACCTTCGACGAAGACCCGGACCAGCCCGACGTGACGCAGGCGGCGCTGATGGCCGAAGCGCTGCGCGACTTCGCCGGCAATGCCGAGAACCTGCCGCTCTTCCTGCAGAACCACGTGCTGCGCAAGGCGGAGCCGGCTGCGGCCCGGCGCTTGCGCGCGGCCCTGGCGGTGGCCGCTGATGAGGCGCACGAAGACCGGTTCGGGCGTTTCCTGGACGCACTCGACATGCCTTGGTTCGTGGCGCAGGCGCTGGTGCGGCCTGAACGCCGTGCCGGGGCGCTGCGTAATCTGGCCGGGCTGCGGGCGCTGGCGGCGCATTACCCGGACACGCGGACATTTTTCAAGCATCTCAACGACACGGCGCAGCGGCAGGCCGGCATGCGGCGCAGTGCGGCGATCACACTGGCGAGTGCGGCGGCGGTGAAAGGGCTGGAATTTCGCGAGGTGCTGCTGCCGTGGATGGAGCAGGGCGAGTTTCCCGACGCGCAGGGCCGGCCGGCGGACGAGGCGAATCTTTTCTACGTAGCGATCACGCGGGCGCGGCAGGTATTGCGGCTGTTCGTGCACGCGCGGCGGCCGAGCGAATTCGTGGTGCGGGCGGGGTTCGGCCAGACGGGTTGA
- a CDS encoding DUF3579 domain-containing protein, with amino-acid sequence MAAYTKEVFIQGLTADGRTFRPSDWAERLAGVMSSFRPGGPRPGSHLGYSPWCIPTSIGGVKCVVVHPDLRDYDAMAWDFVMNFARDNGLQVTQADAMPGAIPPASPAGGNS; translated from the coding sequence ATGGCCGCCTACACCAAAGAAGTCTTCATCCAGGGCCTCACAGCCGACGGGCGCACCTTTCGCCCGAGCGACTGGGCCGAACGCCTCGCCGGTGTCATGAGCTCGTTTCGCCCCGGCGGCCCTCGCCCGGGCAGCCATCTCGGCTATTCGCCCTGGTGCATCCCGACCTCGATCGGCGGTGTGAAGTGCGTGGTGGTGCATCCCGACCTGCGCGACTACGATGCCATGGCCTGGGACTTCGTCATGAACTTCGCGCGCGACAACGGCCTGCAGGTCACCCAGGCCGACGCGATGCCCGGCGCCATCCCGCCGGCGTCTCCAGCGGGCGGCAACTCTTGA